AAGCACTTCACTAAGCACTTCCAGCGATTTTATTTCGCCCAGCCCCTCGACGTGGAGTTGGTAGTAGCGCATGAGCACGGCCAGCAGCTCGCGGCGCACCTGGCCGTTGGGGATGCTAGCGGTGGCCGGGGCGTGCAGCAGCTCGTCGAAATACTGCTCGAACTCGCGCAGGCGCAGCGTGGCCGGGCCGCTGCTGAAGCCGCTACCCACCACCGGGCCGGCCATCGCCACCTGGTCGGTGAGCTCGGCGCCGCTGCGCAGGCCAAAGCCCAGGTAGTCGGTGAGGTGCAGGAGAAAAAGCAGGGCGAAGTTTTCGACGCCCACATCCTGCTGGTCGAAGGCCAGGATAGAATCGTGCAGAAAGCGAAAAAGCGAGACATTCTCTTCTTCCTCACGCACCGACTTGCTGAGCACTTCGCTCAGAAAAAGCGCCACGCTGCTCTTGCGCACGTCGTAGGGCAGCGAGCGAAACTGCTCGGCGCAGCGAAACTCGGCTAGCCGGGTGAGGCTGCCGCCCTGGCGCGGCACGTAGGCCACCAAGTCGAGCAAAGTAAGGGGCTGAAAAAGCGCAATGCGCCCGGGCGGCTTGGCCCGGCGCACGCCGTTTACGAGGTAGCTCTGCACGCCGCGCTGCTCGGTGTAGACGCGGGCAATGATGCTGGATTCGCGGTACTTGAGGTAGCTCAGCACGATACCGCGGGTTTTAATTAGCATTTGGTGAAAGGAGGAATTATGTATGACTAACGACAAGTAAGAACGTCATGCTGAGCTTGCCGAAGCATCTTGTCCGCGCCGTTAGAGTTAGTAACCCTAGCGGCGCGAGCGAGATGCTTCGGCAAGCTCAGCATGACGTTCTTTTTTTGAGCGAGCTGCTTTCCTATTTCGACAGTACGGCTACTTTACTCACGCAGGTATTTTTACCCTGGGCATCGGACGTGAGCACCAGGTATACGCCCGAGCGCACGCGGCGGCCGTCGGTATCGGTGAGGTTCCAGGTCACGGTGCCGCCCGCCGCATTGGTGCGGTACACGAGGTGGCCGGCCACGTCGGTGATGCGCACCTGGGCATTATTTACCACGCCGCTGATGCCCACGGTGCCCGCAAACTCCGGCCGCACGGGATTGGGCGATACCTGGGCGCAGCTCGGGGCGCCGTCGGTGACGCTGGCCGAGCCGCGGTAGCTCACCAGGCCGGCATCGGTGGCCACGAAAACTTCACCGGTTTTGTCGTTCACGGCCACGTCCACGATGCTGTTACTGGGCAGGGGCGAGTTGGCGGTAGTGAAATTGAGCAGCGCCTCGGTGCCATCGGCGCTGAACAGCCAGAGGCCATTGGGCGTACCCAGCCATTTGCGGTTGGCCCCGTCGATGGCAATGCAGCGCACGATTTCGTTGTAGAGGGTATTGAAGCCCGTGCCGGCGCCGCGCGTCACCAGCGGCAGGCGGAAAGCGCCCTGGCTGGTGCCGTTGGCCGCCGCACCCAGCAGCTGGCTAGGGTCGTTGTACACGGCCACGCCCGCCGCCGTGCCCACCCAGATATCGCCGCTGCGGTCGCGCGCAATGGCGTAGAGCGCGTTGCTGGGCAGGCCGTTGCTGGTGGTAAAGTAGAAAGGCTTCTGCGTAAGGGTGTCGAAGGCCACGAGGCCCTGGCCACCCTTGCGCGACTGCGTGGCCCAGGGATTGCCAAAATTATCGACCGTGATGCGGTCGAGGTTTTCGAAACCCGAATAGGCGGGCACGGTCGTCCAGGTAGCATTGCCGGGCCGGAAGCGGAACAAGCCCGGCACGCCCGGAAACTCGGGGTGGCGGTTCACGACCCACACGCGGCCATTGTTGGGGTCGGCGGCCACGTCGGTCACCCGCACAAAATTGGGGTAGTTGGGGTCGGTGGCGGCGAGGCTGCTGCGCAGGGGCGAGCCTGGCGTGCCCTGGGTAAACTGCCGGAACTGGCCGGGGCCTTTCCACTCCAGCAGGCCGTTGCCGTAGCTGGCAATGTAGAGCGTGCCGTCGGGCGTGCGG
The genomic region above belongs to Hymenobacter sp. BRD128 and contains:
- the recO gene encoding DNA repair protein RecO, which gives rise to MLIKTRGIVLSYLKYRESSIIARVYTEQRGVQSYLVNGVRRAKPPGRIALFQPLTLLDLVAYVPRQGGSLTRLAEFRCAEQFRSLPYDVRKSSVALFLSEVLSKSVREEEENVSLFRFLHDSILAFDQQDVGVENFALLFLLHLTDYLGFGLRSGAELTDQVAMAGPVVGSGFSSGPATLRLREFEQYFDELLHAPATASIPNGQVRRELLAVLMRYYQLHVEGLGEIKSLEVLSEVLSS